The Nostoc sp. 'Lobaria pulmonaria (5183) cyanobiont' genome window below encodes:
- a CDS encoding cyanophycinase, whose product MTKAFPSKARRLKSTGIKLLKMGTFLITRFIESWKRFFLGDTVDVRPSTPSFDVRSSLAGPVLSLGGGGPDVDDAIQWMINQVRGGSNSSIKVNVVVLRTNGNHDYNRLIYAMKGVNFVETLLVRDRQEANKAEIYEKIRNADVVFFAGGDQCQYIRNWKDTKLEAAVKSVYLKGGGVGGTSAGAMIQSDCVYDACASSEKGIETRDALEDPYRDITFTYNFFNWSNLKGTIVDTHFDRRERMGRIMTFIARQIKDGVSSSVLGIAVSESTSVLVDKNGLVKVMGRGAVYFVLGNHLPEVCEPRKPLTFSNYKIWKVRSGDTFNLRNRPTSGYYLRSVKRGRIDSNPY is encoded by the coding sequence ATGACAAAGGCATTCCCAAGCAAAGCAAGGCGCTTGAAAAGTACAGGAATCAAGTTGTTGAAGATGGGAACCTTCCTAATAACCCGTTTTATTGAAAGCTGGAAACGCTTCTTCCTGGGTGACACTGTTGATGTTCGCCCCTCCACTCCCTCCTTTGATGTCCGTTCCTCCTTAGCGGGCCCGGTCCTGAGTTTGGGTGGGGGAGGCCCCGATGTCGATGATGCTATCCAGTGGATGATTAACCAAGTTAGAGGAGGTAGTAACTCCAGCATTAAAGTTAATGTTGTAGTTCTCCGCACTAATGGTAATCACGATTACAATCGGCTAATTTATGCCATGAAGGGCGTAAATTTTGTGGAAACTCTTCTGGTTAGGGATAGACAAGAAGCAAACAAAGCTGAGATTTATGAAAAAATCCGAAATGCTGATGTAGTTTTCTTTGCTGGCGGGGATCAATGTCAATACATCCGCAACTGGAAAGATACCAAGCTTGAGGCTGCTGTTAAGTCAGTTTACCTTAAGGGAGGTGGTGTTGGTGGCACTAGTGCGGGTGCAATGATCCAAAGTGATTGTGTCTATGATGCTTGCGCTTCTTCCGAAAAAGGCATTGAAACTAGAGACGCACTCGAAGATCCCTACCGAGACATTACTTTTACTTACAACTTTTTCAATTGGAGTAATTTGAAGGGAACTATCGTAGATACGCACTTCGATAGACGAGAACGAATGGGTCGAATTATGACTTTCATTGCTCGTCAAATTAAGGACGGTGTATCTAGCAGTGTTTTAGGTATAGCGGTTAGTGAAAGTACATCGGTTCTTGTGGATAAAAACGGTTTGGTGAAAGTTATGGGTAGGGGTGCGGTATACTTTGTACTTGGCAATCATCTGCCGGAAGTATGCGAACCCCGAAAGCCTTTGACCTTTTCCAATTACAAAATTTGGAAAGTTCGCAGTGGCGACACCTTCAACTTGAGAAACAGACCAACTTCTGGGTACTATCTCAGGAGTGTTAAAAGGGGACGGATTGATTCAAATCCCTATTGA